A single region of the Glycine max cultivar Williams 82 chromosome 20, Glycine_max_v4.0, whole genome shotgun sequence genome encodes:
- the LOC100782432 gene encoding probable rRNA-processing protein EBP2 homolog, with amino-acid sequence MAMPVNDDTMIEDETEDQSEKMSSSESEQEEDVRLAEPSKNAVYNRDALLDKLGDISWPANVEWIHKLSIDVDQEQEVDVNDDLARELAFYTQALEGTKEAFEKLQSMGLPFLRPADYYAEMVKTDGHMEKVKGRLLSEKRKMEEADERRKAREAKRLAKEIQAQKLKERAKQKKEDIESVKKWRKQRQQSGYADNGKDADMGFDFEDGKVFERSNKKRPGVSPGDRSGGKAKQAFGKGKKQKIRDGKNSKFGFGGKKGMKKQNTADTTNDFGKFNKGAVAGNKRKR; translated from the coding sequence ATGGCAATGCCTGTGAATGATGATACAATGATTGAGGATGAAACAGAAGATCAGAGTGAAAAAATGTCGTCATCTGAATCAGAACAGGAAGAAGATGTGAGATTAGCTGAACCATCTAAAAATGCAGTATATAACAGAGATGCTCTATTAGATAAACTTGGAGACATCAGTTGGCCAGCGAATGTGGAATGGATACACAAACTCTCTATTGATGTTGATCAAGAGCAAGAAGTAGATGTCAATGATGACTTGGCACGAGAACTTGCGTTTTACACACAGGCATTGGAGGGAACTAAGGAAGCATTTGAGAAACTTCAGTCAATGGGTCTCCCTTTCCTGAGACCTGCAGACTATTATGCAGAAATGGTAAAGACAGATGGCCACATGGAAAAGGTGAAAGGTCGGCTATTATCAGAGAAGCGAAAGATGGAAGAGGCTGATGAGAGAAGAAAGGCTAGGGAGGCCAAGAGATTGGCCAAAGAGATTCAGgctcagaaattaaaagaaagggCTAAGCAGAAAAAGGAGGACATTGAATCTGTTAAGAAATGGAGGAAGCAGAGGCAACAAAGTGGGTATGCTGACAATGGGAAAGATGCAGATATGGGTTTTGACTTTGAGGATGGAAAAGTATTTGAGAGGTCAAATAAGAAAAGGCCAGGGGTGTCTCCAGGGGATCGTTCAGGAGGGAAGGCAAAGCAAGCCTTTGGTAAAGGAAAGAAACAGAAGATAAGAGATGGTAAGAATTCCAAATTTGGTTTTGGAGgcaagaagggaatgaaaaagcaGAATACTGCTGACACCACCAATGATTTTGGTAAATTTAATAAGGGTGCTGTTGCTGGAAATAAGAGAAAGAGGTAA
- the LOC100787941 gene encoding mannosylglycoprotein endo-beta-mannosidase isoform X1, which translates to MAKTTLDSGWLAARSTEVHFTGTQLTTTHPPSASTQPWMEAIVPGTVLATLVKNKAVPDPFRGLGNEAILDIADSGRDYYTFWFFTTFQCKLSGNQHCDLNFRGINYRADVYLNGHQMVLPKGMFRRHSLDVTNIIHSDGSNLLAVLVHPPDHPGSIPPQGGQGGDHEIGKDVATQYVQGWDWMAPIRDRNTGIWDEVSISITGPVKIIDPHLVSSFFDNYKRVYLHASTELENRSSSTAECSLSIHATTELEGSIHLVEQLQTQNLSIPARSRVQYTFPELFFYKPNLWWPNGMGKQSLYNVIINIDIKGYGESDSWNHHFGFRKIESHIDGATGGRLFKVNGEPIFIRGGNWILSDGLLRLSKKRYETDIKFHADMNFNMIRCWGGGLTERPEFYHYCDYYGLLVWQEFWITGDVDGRGIPVSNPNGPLDHDLFLFCARDTVKLLRNHPSLALWVGGNEQTPPDDINVALKNDLKLHPYFEHGEEKEKPVGDLSPRLGDPSQYLDGTRIYIQGSLWDGFADGKGDFTDGPYEIQNPEDFFTDSFYNYGFNPEVGSVGMPVAATIRATMPSEGWQIPLFNKLSHGYVEEVPNPIWKYHKYIPYSNPTKKVHDQIQLYGDVKDLDDFCLKAQLVNYIQYRALLEGWTSHMWKKYTGVLIWKTQNPWTGLRGQFYDHLLDQTAGFYGCRCAAEPIHVQLNLATYFIEVVNTTSEELSSVAMEVSVWDLEGTRPHYKVHENLTALPKKVTPIVEMKYSKSKNPRPVYFLLLKLYNMSDNTILSRNFYWLHLAGGDYMLLEPYRKKKVPLKITSEVFIEGSTYILRMHVQNTSKKPDSKSLTLVHGSTARLSNNCFVTDSPETIDSGTGKEHEVGWFKRIHKCFAGKSDGLKVSEINGQDIGVAFFLHFSVHASNKDHKEGEDTRILPVHYSDNYFSVVPGETMTIKISFEVPPGVSPRVTLHGWNYQGQTIHEALY; encoded by the exons ATGGCCAAGACCACGCTGGATTCGGGATGGCTTGCAGCTAGGTCCACCGAGGTTCATTTCACAGGCACTCAACTCACCACCACGCACCCTCCCTCTGCCTCCACCCAACCATGGATGGAAGCTATCGTCCCTGGAAC TGTTCTGGCTACCTTGGTGAAGAACAAAGCGGTGCCTGATCCGTTTCGTGGACTAGGAAATGAGGCGATCCTGGATATTGCTGACTCTGGAAGAGACTATTACACCTTCTGGTTCTTTACAACCTTTCAGTGTAAGCTG TCAGGCAATCAGCACTGTGATCTGAATTTCCGAGGAATCAATTACCGTGCTGATGTCTATTTAAATGGGCACCAGATGGTCCTCCCAAAAGGAATGTTTCGGAGACATTCTCTTGATGTCACCAATATTATTCATTCTGATGGTAGTAACCTGCTTGCTGTTCTTGTTCACCCTCCCGATCATCCTGGGAGCATTCCTCCTCAGGGGGGACAAGGTGGTGATCACGAG ATTGGAAAGGATGTGGCCACACAATATGTTCAAGGTTGGGATTGGATGGCTCCTATAAG AGATAGGAATACTGGAATATGGGATGAGGTTTCCATTTCTATTACTGGG CCAGTAAAAATAATCGATCCCCACTTGGTGTCATCATTTTTTGACAATTATAAGAGAGTATATCTACATGCCTCAACTGAGTTGGAAAACAGGAGCTCCTCGACTGCTGAGTGCTCATTGAGTATCCATGCGACAACAGAACTTGAGGGGAGTATTCACTTAGTAGAGCAGCTTCAAACTCAAAATCTTTCAATTCCTGCAAGATCACGGGTGCAATATACATTTCCTGAG CTCTTTTTCTACAAGCCAAATTTATGGTGGCCAAACGGAATGGGGAAGCAATCTTTGTACAATGTTATTATTAACATTGATATCAAAGGATATGGTGAGTCTGATTCATGGAACCATCACTTTGGATTCCGCAAAATTGAAAGCCATATTGATGGTGCAACAGGTGGAAG GTTGTTCAAAGTCAATGGAGAACCAATTTTTATACGAGGGGGTAACTGGATACTGTCTGATGGGCTACTGCGACTTTCAAAGAAGCGATACGAAACAGATATCAAGTTTCATGCAGATATGAATTTTAACATGATTCGATGCTGGGGTGGTGGACTCACTGAAAGGCCAGAGTTTTATCATTATTGTGATTATTATGGTCTTTTG GTATGGCAAGAGTTCTGGATTACTGGGGATGTTGATGGACGCGGTATCCCAGTATCAAATCCAAATGGACCATTGGACCATGaccttttcttgttttgtgctaGAGACACGGTCAAGCTTCTTAGAAATCATCCTAGTCTTGCCCTCTGGGTGGGTGGAAATGAACAAACTCCACCAGATGATATAAATGTTGCCCTGAAAAATGATCTGAAACTTCATCCTTATTTTGAAcatggagaagaaaaagaaaaacctgTAGGTGATTTGTCCCCAAGGTTGGGGGATCCTAGCCAATATCTTGATGGCACACGAATTTACATACAAGGATCATTATGGGATGGGTTTGCAGATGGGAAGGGGGACTTCACTGATGGAccttatgaaattcaaaatcccGAAGATTTCTTTACagatagtttttataattatggATTCAATCCCGAGGTTGGTTCTGTGGGAATGCCAGTTGCTGCCACCATAAGAGCAACAATGCCTTCAGAAGGATGGCAAATACCACTGTTTAACAAACTTTCCCATGGTTATGTAGAAGAAGTTCCAAACCCCATATGGAAATACCATAAATACATTCCATATTCAAATCCAACCAAGAAGGTTCATGATCAAATTCAGCTTTATGGTGATGTAAAAGATcttgatgatttttgtttgaAG GCTCAACTAGTTAACTACATACAATATAGAGCTCTTCTGGAGGGATGGACTTCGCACATGTGGAAAAAATATACAGGAGTATTGATTTGGAAGACACAAAATCCTTGGACTGGTCTGAGAGGTCAATTTTATGATCATCTTCTTGACCAAACAGCAGGTTTCTATGGCTGTCGATGCGCAGCAGAGCCAATTCATGTACAGCTTAATCTGGCTACATATTTTATAGAG GTTGTCAATACTACATCAGAAGAATTGTCTAGTGTAGCTATGGAAGTTTCAGTGTGGGACCTCGAAGGCACACGTCCACACTACAAAGTTCATGAAAATCTCACTGCACTGCCAAAAAAAGTAACACCTATTGTTGAGATGAAGTATTCGAAGTCAAAAAATCCTAGGCCAGTTTACTTTCTTCTTCTCAAACTCTACAACATGTCAGATAATACAATTTTATCTAGAAATTTTTATTGGTTGCATCTTGCTGGCGGAGATTACATGCTATTAGAGCCATATAGGAAGAAGAAAGTACCTCTCAAGATAACATCCGAGGTTTTCATTGAAGGATCCACTTATATACTTCGAATGCATGTGCAAAATACATCTAAAAAACCAGACTCTAAAAGTTTAACATTGGTACACGGTTCAACAGCTAGACTAAGCAATAACTGCTTTGTTACAGACTCACCAGAAACCATAGATAGTGGGACTGGAAAAGAGCATGAAGTTGGTTGGTTTAAGAGGATACACAAATGCTTTGCTGGGAAAAGTGATGGTTTGAAGGTTTCTGAAATTAATGGACAAGATATAGGTGTcgctttctttcttcatttttcagtTCATGCTTCAAATAAGGACCACAAGGAAGGGGAAGACACGAGAATTCTCCCTGTTCATTACTCAGATAACTATTTTTCAGTTGTGCCAGGAGAGACCATGactattaaaatatcttttgagGTCCCTCCTGGTGTCTCTCCTCGAGTTACTCTGCATGGCTGGAATTACCAGGGACAAACCATCCATGAAGCTCTTTACTGA
- the LOC100787941 gene encoding mannosylglycoprotein endo-beta-mannosidase isoform X2 has product MVLPKGMFRRHSLDVTNIIHSDGSNLLAVLVHPPDHPGSIPPQGGQGGDHEIGKDVATQYVQGWDWMAPIRDRNTGIWDEVSISITGPVKIIDPHLVSSFFDNYKRVYLHASTELENRSSSTAECSLSIHATTELEGSIHLVEQLQTQNLSIPARSRVQYTFPELFFYKPNLWWPNGMGKQSLYNVIINIDIKGYGESDSWNHHFGFRKIESHIDGATGGRLFKVNGEPIFIRGGNWILSDGLLRLSKKRYETDIKFHADMNFNMIRCWGGGLTERPEFYHYCDYYGLLVWQEFWITGDVDGRGIPVSNPNGPLDHDLFLFCARDTVKLLRNHPSLALWVGGNEQTPPDDINVALKNDLKLHPYFEHGEEKEKPVGDLSPRLGDPSQYLDGTRIYIQGSLWDGFADGKGDFTDGPYEIQNPEDFFTDSFYNYGFNPEVGSVGMPVAATIRATMPSEGWQIPLFNKLSHGYVEEVPNPIWKYHKYIPYSNPTKKVHDQIQLYGDVKDLDDFCLKAQLVNYIQYRALLEGWTSHMWKKYTGVLIWKTQNPWTGLRGQFYDHLLDQTAGFYGCRCAAEPIHVQLNLATYFIEVVNTTSEELSSVAMEVSVWDLEGTRPHYKVHENLTALPKKVTPIVEMKYSKSKNPRPVYFLLLKLYNMSDNTILSRNFYWLHLAGGDYMLLEPYRKKKVPLKITSEVFIEGSTYILRMHVQNTSKKPDSKSLTLVHGSTARLSNNCFVTDSPETIDSGTGKEHEVGWFKRIHKCFAGKSDGLKVSEINGQDIGVAFFLHFSVHASNKDHKEGEDTRILPVHYSDNYFSVVPGETMTIKISFEVPPGVSPRVTLHGWNYQGQTIHEALY; this is encoded by the exons ATGGTCCTCCCAAAAGGAATGTTTCGGAGACATTCTCTTGATGTCACCAATATTATTCATTCTGATGGTAGTAACCTGCTTGCTGTTCTTGTTCACCCTCCCGATCATCCTGGGAGCATTCCTCCTCAGGGGGGACAAGGTGGTGATCACGAG ATTGGAAAGGATGTGGCCACACAATATGTTCAAGGTTGGGATTGGATGGCTCCTATAAG AGATAGGAATACTGGAATATGGGATGAGGTTTCCATTTCTATTACTGGG CCAGTAAAAATAATCGATCCCCACTTGGTGTCATCATTTTTTGACAATTATAAGAGAGTATATCTACATGCCTCAACTGAGTTGGAAAACAGGAGCTCCTCGACTGCTGAGTGCTCATTGAGTATCCATGCGACAACAGAACTTGAGGGGAGTATTCACTTAGTAGAGCAGCTTCAAACTCAAAATCTTTCAATTCCTGCAAGATCACGGGTGCAATATACATTTCCTGAG CTCTTTTTCTACAAGCCAAATTTATGGTGGCCAAACGGAATGGGGAAGCAATCTTTGTACAATGTTATTATTAACATTGATATCAAAGGATATGGTGAGTCTGATTCATGGAACCATCACTTTGGATTCCGCAAAATTGAAAGCCATATTGATGGTGCAACAGGTGGAAG GTTGTTCAAAGTCAATGGAGAACCAATTTTTATACGAGGGGGTAACTGGATACTGTCTGATGGGCTACTGCGACTTTCAAAGAAGCGATACGAAACAGATATCAAGTTTCATGCAGATATGAATTTTAACATGATTCGATGCTGGGGTGGTGGACTCACTGAAAGGCCAGAGTTTTATCATTATTGTGATTATTATGGTCTTTTG GTATGGCAAGAGTTCTGGATTACTGGGGATGTTGATGGACGCGGTATCCCAGTATCAAATCCAAATGGACCATTGGACCATGaccttttcttgttttgtgctaGAGACACGGTCAAGCTTCTTAGAAATCATCCTAGTCTTGCCCTCTGGGTGGGTGGAAATGAACAAACTCCACCAGATGATATAAATGTTGCCCTGAAAAATGATCTGAAACTTCATCCTTATTTTGAAcatggagaagaaaaagaaaaacctgTAGGTGATTTGTCCCCAAGGTTGGGGGATCCTAGCCAATATCTTGATGGCACACGAATTTACATACAAGGATCATTATGGGATGGGTTTGCAGATGGGAAGGGGGACTTCACTGATGGAccttatgaaattcaaaatcccGAAGATTTCTTTACagatagtttttataattatggATTCAATCCCGAGGTTGGTTCTGTGGGAATGCCAGTTGCTGCCACCATAAGAGCAACAATGCCTTCAGAAGGATGGCAAATACCACTGTTTAACAAACTTTCCCATGGTTATGTAGAAGAAGTTCCAAACCCCATATGGAAATACCATAAATACATTCCATATTCAAATCCAACCAAGAAGGTTCATGATCAAATTCAGCTTTATGGTGATGTAAAAGATcttgatgatttttgtttgaAG GCTCAACTAGTTAACTACATACAATATAGAGCTCTTCTGGAGGGATGGACTTCGCACATGTGGAAAAAATATACAGGAGTATTGATTTGGAAGACACAAAATCCTTGGACTGGTCTGAGAGGTCAATTTTATGATCATCTTCTTGACCAAACAGCAGGTTTCTATGGCTGTCGATGCGCAGCAGAGCCAATTCATGTACAGCTTAATCTGGCTACATATTTTATAGAG GTTGTCAATACTACATCAGAAGAATTGTCTAGTGTAGCTATGGAAGTTTCAGTGTGGGACCTCGAAGGCACACGTCCACACTACAAAGTTCATGAAAATCTCACTGCACTGCCAAAAAAAGTAACACCTATTGTTGAGATGAAGTATTCGAAGTCAAAAAATCCTAGGCCAGTTTACTTTCTTCTTCTCAAACTCTACAACATGTCAGATAATACAATTTTATCTAGAAATTTTTATTGGTTGCATCTTGCTGGCGGAGATTACATGCTATTAGAGCCATATAGGAAGAAGAAAGTACCTCTCAAGATAACATCCGAGGTTTTCATTGAAGGATCCACTTATATACTTCGAATGCATGTGCAAAATACATCTAAAAAACCAGACTCTAAAAGTTTAACATTGGTACACGGTTCAACAGCTAGACTAAGCAATAACTGCTTTGTTACAGACTCACCAGAAACCATAGATAGTGGGACTGGAAAAGAGCATGAAGTTGGTTGGTTTAAGAGGATACACAAATGCTTTGCTGGGAAAAGTGATGGTTTGAAGGTTTCTGAAATTAATGGACAAGATATAGGTGTcgctttctttcttcatttttcagtTCATGCTTCAAATAAGGACCACAAGGAAGGGGAAGACACGAGAATTCTCCCTGTTCATTACTCAGATAACTATTTTTCAGTTGTGCCAGGAGAGACCATGactattaaaatatcttttgagGTCCCTCCTGGTGTCTCTCCTCGAGTTACTCTGCATGGCTGGAATTACCAGGGACAAACCATCCATGAAGCTCTTTACTGA